A section of the Nitrospinaceae bacterium genome encodes:
- a CDS encoding TetR family transcriptional regulator: MQVFWSKGYEATSLSDLIDAMQISKSSFYQTFESKHRLFENCINHYQDTFIHGITDSSQKAKTGRSFIEGTFHSMAEKAKPKSDRRGCLILNCVSEFAQKDPVIAALVTKSIKRITDVFFSAVKRAQQEGDIPPDKKPLILARYLVSSMNGLTTMIKAGANPKEIKETAEVILAALD, from the coding sequence ATGCAGGTGTTCTGGAGCAAGGGCTACGAAGCCACCTCCCTTTCGGACCTCATTGATGCAATGCAAATTTCCAAGAGCAGTTTTTACCAGACCTTCGAAAGCAAACACCGGCTTTTTGAAAACTGTATCAACCACTATCAGGACACATTCATACACGGCATCACCGATTCTTCTCAAAAAGCAAAGACAGGCCGTTCTTTCATCGAGGGCACGTTTCATTCCATGGCGGAAAAGGCCAAGCCCAAAAGCGATCGCAGGGGATGTCTGATATTGAATTGTGTCAGTGAATTTGCCCAAAAGGATCCGGTCATAGCGGCATTGGTTACCAAAAGCATCAAACGAATAACGGATGTTTTTTTTTCAGCGGTAAAACGCGCTCAACAGGAAGGGGATATACCGCCTGATAAAAAACCGCTCATCCTGGCCCGCTATCTGGTGAGCAGTATGAACGGTCTGACAACGATGATCAAAGCCGGCGCGAACCCAAAGGAAATTAAGGAAACAGCCGAAGTGATCCTGGCCGCTTTGGATTAA
- a CDS encoding hydrolase — protein MSTSYKYNRLSKDNAALLLVDHQSGLISLVQDFSPGEFKNNVLAVAACGAYFKLPTILTTSFENGPNGPLVPELKEMFPDAPYIARPGNINAWDNEDFVNAIKQTGRKQLIIAGVVTEVCVAFPALSAIEEGYEVFVITDASGTFNEVTRHSAWLRMQAAGVQLMNWFGMACELHRDWRNDIEGLGALFSNHIPNYRNLMTSYSAMNK, from the coding sequence ATGAGCACGAGCTACAAATACAACCGCCTATCCAAAGATAACGCAGCCTTATTGCTGGTGGATCATCAGTCGGGTCTTATCTCGCTCGTTCAAGATTTCTCACCTGGCGAGTTTAAAAATAATGTTTTGGCAGTGGCTGCTTGTGGAGCCTATTTCAAGCTACCGACCATTCTAACCACCAGCTTTGAAAACGGTCCGAACGGTCCACTGGTCCCCGAACTCAAGGAGATGTTTCCCGATGCACCATACATTGCGCGTCCGGGGAACATCAACGCTTGGGACAACGAGGACTTTGTCAATGCCATCAAGCAAACAGGCCGCAAGCAACTTATCATCGCAGGCGTAGTGACTGAGGTTTGCGTCGCCTTCCCCGCACTATCTGCGATTGAAGAGGGTTATGAAGTGTTCGTTATCACAGACGCTTCTGGAACCTTCAACGAGGTCACCCGCCACAGTGCATGGTTACGGATGCAGGCCGCCGGCGTGCAGTTGATGAATTGGTTTGGCATGGCTTGCGAACTTCATCGCGACTGGCGCAATGACATTGAGGGATTAGGCGCCTTGTTTTCGAACCACATACCCAATTACCGGAATCTCATGACAAGTTATTCTGCCATGAACAAGTAG
- a CDS encoding 4-oxalocrotonate tautomerase gives MPLVQIKGISGVLNHEQKQEMIKKVTDAVVSVEGEGLRPVTWVIIEDVKSGEWGVGGNPVTTHEVQELATAKP, from the coding sequence ATGCCTCTCGTTCAAATCAAAGGAATCAGTGGAGTTTTGAATCACGAACAAAAGCAAGAAATGATAAAAAAAGTCACCGATGCGGTCGTTTCCGTGGAAGGCGAAGGTCTGCGCCCCGTCACCTGGGTCATCATAGAAGATGTCAAATCAGGCGAGTGGGGCGTCGGCGGAAATCCGGTCACCACCCATGAAGTTCAAGAGCTGGCGACAGCAAAACCATAA
- a CDS encoding short-chain dehydrogenase — protein sequence MKIEDSITLVTGANRGIGRALVTALATAGAQKIYAGMRDVETFKRNHPDIFDSFQGKVEPLALDITKKNQVDFAVEKAYDVNLLINNAGIANYSGLIAADDLSSARQEMEVNYFATLSMIRGFAPVLKKNGGGAIVNILSVASLVNFPLLGSYSASKAALYSLTQGVRAELAAQGTAVTGVYPGPIDTDMARGIDMKKASPDKIALGTLDAIEKGEEDAFIDQMAVEIRQGLLSDPKSVERQCGEMLPA from the coding sequence ATGAAAATCGAAGATTCGATCACCTTGGTAACAGGCGCAAACCGGGGAATCGGCCGCGCTCTGGTCACGGCACTGGCGACTGCGGGAGCGCAGAAAATATACGCCGGCATGCGGGATGTCGAAACATTTAAAAGGAACCACCCGGATATATTTGACAGTTTCCAGGGAAAGGTGGAACCGCTAGCTCTTGATATCACGAAGAAAAACCAGGTCGATTTCGCAGTTGAAAAAGCTTATGATGTCAATTTACTCATCAACAACGCCGGAATCGCGAATTACAGCGGATTGATCGCCGCTGACGATCTGAGTTCGGCGCGGCAGGAAATGGAAGTGAACTATTTCGCGACCCTTTCCATGATCCGCGGCTTTGCTCCGGTGTTGAAGAAAAATGGCGGCGGCGCCATCGTCAACATCCTGTCCGTCGCCAGTCTGGTGAACTTTCCGCTACTGGGGTCTTACAGCGCATCCAAAGCCGCGCTTTATTCTTTGACTCAGGGCGTGCGCGCGGAACTGGCGGCCCAGGGCACTGCGGTGACAGGCGTGTATCCCGGCCCCATCGACACAGACATGGCCAGGGGAATTGATATGAAGAAAGCCTCTCCTGATAAAATCGCTTTGGGAACACTGGATGCCATTGAAAAAGGCGAAGAAGACGCTTTCATCGACCAGATGGCGGTAGAAATTCGACAGGGTTTATTGTCCGACCCTAAATCGGTCGAGAGGCAATGCGGGGAAATGCTTCCAGCGTGA
- the drga gene encoding reductase DrgA yields MDTLDAIYQRRAVKQFDPTHKLSPKEETMLLEAAIQAPTSFNIQHWRFVIARDPELRQKIRKEFGNDQAQMTDASLLIIMTADIKAWQKNPERYWQNAPKEVAELLVNWMKPFHEGKEWLQRDEAQRSIGIAMQTLMLAAKSMGYESCPMIGFDSEKVAELINLPDDHVMGAMVAIGKGTKDPWPKPGQLPLSEVVIENKF; encoded by the coding sequence ATGGACACTCTTGACGCTATCTACCAACGCCGGGCCGTCAAACAATTTGACCCCACACACAAGCTGTCTCCTAAAGAAGAAACCATGCTTCTGGAAGCCGCCATTCAGGCGCCGACCAGTTTCAACATCCAACACTGGCGTTTCGTGATCGCCCGCGACCCCGAACTCAGGCAGAAAATCCGCAAGGAGTTCGGCAACGATCAGGCGCAGATGACCGACGCATCGCTTCTCATCATCATGACCGCGGACATCAAGGCCTGGCAGAAAAACCCCGAACGCTACTGGCAAAACGCGCCCAAAGAAGTGGCGGAACTTCTGGTTAACTGGATGAAACCCTTTCACGAAGGGAAGGAATGGTTACAACGCGACGAGGCCCAGCGGTCGATCGGCATCGCCATGCAGACCCTGATGCTGGCTGCCAAGTCAATGGGCTACGAATCCTGCCCGATGATTGGATTCGACAGCGAAAAAGTTGCGGAACTCATCAACCTTCCTGACGACCATGTCATGGGCGCGATGGTGGCCATCGGCAAGGGCACCAAGGACCCCTGGCCCAAACCCGGCCAACTACCGCTCAGCGAAGTGGTGATCGAAAACAAATTTTGA
- the yraH gene encoding hypothetical protein, with the protein MKLYAIRIFVDDWDKACDFYQKVLKLPLKFSDAAMGWAEFDVGGASFGIERVDKNTDTKEKLVGRFLGVSLQVDDIQSKYEELKALGVEFTSPPEKQPWGGTLAHFKDPSGNTLTLLG; encoded by the coding sequence ATGAAACTTTACGCAATCCGGATTTTCGTCGATGACTGGGACAAAGCCTGCGATTTTTATCAGAAGGTATTAAAGCTACCGCTGAAATTTTCCGATGCCGCAATGGGCTGGGCGGAGTTTGATGTCGGCGGTGCAAGTTTCGGTATCGAACGCGTTGACAAAAACACCGATACGAAAGAGAAACTGGTCGGCCGGTTTTTAGGCGTATCCCTGCAAGTGGATGATATCCAATCCAAATATGAAGAGTTGAAGGCATTGGGTGTGGAATTCACATCCCCTCCCGAAAAACAACCCTGGGGTGGCACCCTGGCGCACTTCAAAGACCCCTCCGGCAATACGTTAACCTTATTGGGTTAA
- a CDS encoding dienelactone hydrolase codes for MKKLFILLLFIGITSTANAKVKTEEVKYSSGGAQLTGFLAYDDDVVGKRPGILVVHEWWGHNEHAKNKARKLARMGYTAFALDMYGDGKLADHPEKAGEFMNAAFSDWEGSKAKFREAKKTLQAHRTVDPDKIGAIGFCFGGAVSIRMARGGEDLKAVVAFHSALPDQPAIEKDQVKAAILVINGADDGFLKSDAVAAFTKQMVDGNVDFTYRSLKGVRHSFTNPMADEFSKKFNIPALKYDKQADKTSWRTMHRFFKNVFGR; via the coding sequence GTGAAAAAACTTTTCATTCTGTTGCTTTTTATTGGCATCACCTCAACGGCTAACGCGAAAGTAAAAACGGAAGAGGTCAAGTATTCCTCTGGCGGGGCGCAACTGACAGGGTTTCTCGCCTATGACGATGACGTTGTGGGAAAGCGTCCCGGCATTCTGGTTGTCCATGAGTGGTGGGGGCATAACGAACACGCAAAAAACAAGGCCCGCAAGCTGGCCCGGATGGGTTACACCGCCTTCGCCCTCGACATGTACGGCGACGGCAAGCTGGCCGACCACCCGGAAAAAGCAGGAGAGTTCATGAATGCGGCTTTCAGCGATTGGGAAGGCTCCAAGGCCAAATTCAGGGAGGCCAAAAAAACCCTTCAGGCGCATAGAACCGTGGATCCTGACAAAATCGGCGCCATCGGCTTCTGCTTCGGCGGCGCGGTCTCCATACGCATGGCCCGCGGCGGCGAAGACCTCAAGGCAGTCGTCGCGTTTCACAGCGCCCTTCCCGATCAGCCCGCGATCGAAAAAGACCAGGTGAAAGCTGCGATACTGGTCATCAACGGAGCGGATGATGGTTTTCTGAAATCAGATGCGGTGGCCGCTTTCACAAAACAGATGGTGGACGGCAACGTTGATTTCACCTACAGAAGCCTGAAGGGGGTCCGGCACAGTTTCACCAACCCGATGGCGGATGAATTCAGCAAAAAGTTCAATATTCCCGCCCTCAAATACGACAAACAGGCCGATAAAACATCCTGGAGAACCATGCATCGGTTTTTCAAGAACGTATTTGGCCGTTAA